One segment of Natronosalvus halobius DNA contains the following:
- a CDS encoding TIGR01548 family HAD-type hydrolase: protein MHADAVVLDIDGVIVDVADSYRRAIVESIDHVYGRTIEKDDIQLFKDAGGFNNDWELTYAAALYLLATGEGFQQSIEDFTDAIADAGGGLEAAESVVREECGARATERIKQRWDCERLQDVFQQLYLGSDLYRGLEGDEPDSDLETRGFIHDEPLLLADETREHLTEGYDVGIVTGRPAAEAEIALERAGLDVPAEHRFTMDDWEEGKPHPRALMTLADRFQADSVVFVGDTLDDVRTATNAADADPDPDREYFGIGVLTGGLTGEQGRRKYDAEGAAAVLESVDGVPELLG, encoded by the coding sequence ATGCACGCAGACGCCGTCGTCCTCGACATCGACGGAGTGATCGTCGACGTCGCCGACTCCTACCGACGGGCCATCGTCGAGTCTATCGATCACGTCTACGGCCGGACCATCGAGAAAGACGACATTCAGCTGTTCAAGGACGCGGGCGGGTTCAACAACGACTGGGAACTCACTTACGCCGCAGCGCTCTACCTGCTGGCCACCGGCGAGGGCTTCCAGCAGTCGATCGAGGACTTCACTGACGCCATCGCCGACGCGGGCGGCGGTCTCGAGGCAGCCGAGTCCGTCGTCCGTGAGGAGTGCGGCGCTCGAGCCACCGAGCGAATCAAGCAGCGGTGGGACTGCGAGCGACTCCAGGACGTCTTTCAACAGCTCTACCTCGGAAGCGACCTCTACCGCGGACTCGAGGGCGACGAACCGGACTCGGACCTCGAAACCCGTGGGTTCATCCACGACGAGCCGCTGTTGCTCGCCGACGAGACCCGCGAACACCTCACCGAGGGCTACGACGTGGGAATCGTCACCGGCAGGCCGGCCGCTGAAGCCGAGATTGCCCTCGAGCGCGCGGGGCTCGACGTCCCGGCCGAGCATCGCTTCACGATGGACGACTGGGAGGAGGGCAAACCGCACCCGCGGGCTCTGATGACCCTCGCCGACCGCTTCCAGGCGGACTCGGTCGTCTTCGTGGGCGATACGCTCGACGACGTCCGGACGGCGACGAACGCCGCGGATGCCGACCCCGACCCCGACCGCGAGTACTTCGGTATCGGCGTCCTCACGGGCGGACTGACCGGTGAGCAGGGCCGCCGGAAGTACGACGCGGAGGGGGCCGCCGCGGTCCTCGAGTCGGTGGACGGGGTGCCGGAATTGCTCGGGTGA
- a CDS encoding ATP-dependent DNA helicase produces the protein MNVEDLSGLPPGAREHFREEGIEELYPPQAAAVEAGILEGDSLVAAVPTASGKTMIAALSMLSAIERGGKALYIVPLRALASEKKVEFDAFERFGVTTGVTTGNYESTSEWLATKDLIVATSEKVDSLVRNGAEWLSELTCVVSDEVHLIDDRNRGPTLEVTLAKLRQLNPSLQVVALSATVGNADEIAGWLDAELVDSDWRPIDLQTGVHYGNALHFDDGTNREVPVEGSEKQEEALVRDILEESGSSLVFVNSRRNAEAAARRLARTSGPQLTPDERGRLADLATEIRDVSDTETSDDLATCVEQGSAFHHAGLASEHRTLVEDAFRDRLLKVISATPTLAAGVNTPARRVVVRDWRRFDATAGGMAPLNVLEVHQMMGRAGRPGLDPYGEAVLLAKNHDEMDDLFERYIWADPEDVRSKLAAEPALRTHVLATVASGFATTREGLLSFLSDTLYASQSGEAGRLENVTDDVLGYLERNDFIEREGGGNGNGSETEPVDEGAFVSAADLAESDSSDEEITLRATSLGHTVSRLYLDPMSAAEIVHGLESADERPTPLGLYQLIARTPDMYELYLRSGEDEKFGELFYEREAELLGDAPSEYEDARFEDWLAALKTGKLLEDWAEEDDEDRLTDRYKIGPGDLRGKVDTAEWLLGAAESLAGEIGSEWTVAVREARARVEHGVREDLLELVGIRGVGRKRARQLYAAGLETPADLRAADKGIVLGALRGEKTAETILENAGREDPSMGGVEPRAPDGSSRSGGGGGASEGVESAGDDGSDDDDETQASLGDF, from the coding sequence ATGAACGTCGAGGACCTCTCGGGGCTGCCCCCCGGTGCCCGCGAGCACTTCCGCGAGGAGGGGATCGAGGAACTGTACCCGCCCCAAGCGGCGGCCGTCGAGGCGGGCATCCTCGAGGGCGACAGCCTCGTCGCTGCAGTGCCGACCGCGAGCGGGAAGACGATGATCGCCGCCCTCTCGATGCTGTCGGCTATCGAACGCGGCGGGAAGGCACTCTACATCGTTCCGCTCCGGGCGCTCGCGAGCGAGAAGAAAGTCGAGTTCGACGCGTTCGAACGGTTCGGCGTGACGACGGGCGTCACCACGGGCAACTACGAGTCGACGAGCGAATGGCTGGCCACGAAGGACCTGATCGTCGCCACGAGCGAGAAGGTCGACTCGCTCGTACGCAACGGCGCCGAGTGGCTCTCGGAGTTGACCTGCGTCGTGAGCGACGAGGTGCACCTGATCGACGACCGCAACCGGGGACCGACGCTCGAGGTAACGCTGGCCAAACTCCGGCAACTCAACCCGTCCCTCCAGGTCGTCGCACTGTCGGCGACGGTCGGTAACGCCGACGAGATCGCCGGCTGGCTCGACGCCGAGCTGGTCGACAGCGACTGGCGCCCGATCGACCTCCAGACGGGCGTCCACTACGGCAACGCCCTCCACTTCGACGATGGGACGAACCGTGAAGTGCCCGTCGAGGGCTCGGAGAAGCAAGAGGAAGCCCTCGTCAGGGACATCCTCGAGGAGAGCGGCTCCTCGCTCGTGTTCGTCAATTCGCGGCGGAACGCAGAGGCGGCGGCCCGCCGGTTAGCGCGGACGAGCGGTCCCCAGCTCACGCCCGACGAACGAGGACGACTCGCCGACCTGGCGACCGAGATCCGGGACGTGAGCGACACCGAAACGAGCGACGACCTCGCGACCTGCGTCGAACAGGGCTCGGCGTTTCATCACGCCGGCCTGGCAAGCGAGCACCGGACGCTGGTCGAGGACGCCTTCCGGGATCGGCTTCTCAAGGTCATCTCCGCGACGCCGACCCTCGCCGCCGGCGTCAACACACCCGCTCGCCGCGTCGTCGTTCGCGACTGGCGGCGCTTCGATGCCACCGCCGGTGGGATGGCCCCCCTGAACGTCCTCGAGGTCCACCAGATGATGGGACGGGCCGGTCGTCCAGGACTCGATCCCTACGGCGAGGCTGTCCTGCTCGCGAAGAACCACGACGAGATGGACGACCTCTTCGAGCGCTACATCTGGGCCGACCCCGAGGACGTTCGCTCGAAACTCGCCGCCGAGCCCGCCCTCCGGACGCACGTGTTGGCCACGGTCGCGTCCGGGTTCGCCACCACGCGCGAGGGCCTGCTCTCGTTTCTCTCGGATACACTCTACGCCAGCCAGTCGGGCGAGGCCGGTCGTCTCGAGAACGTCACCGACGACGTGCTGGGGTACCTCGAGCGAAACGACTTTATCGAGCGCGAGGGGGGCGGGAACGGGAACGGAAGCGAAACAGAACCCGTCGACGAGGGCGCGTTCGTCTCCGCAGCCGACCTCGCCGAGTCCGACTCGAGCGACGAGGAGATCACGCTCCGGGCGACGAGCCTCGGCCACACCGTCTCGCGGCTCTACCTCGATCCGATGAGTGCCGCCGAAATCGTCCACGGGCTCGAATCTGCAGACGAACGACCCACGCCCCTCGGCCTGTACCAGCTGATCGCCCGCACGCCGGACATGTACGAACTCTACCTCCGGTCGGGCGAGGACGAGAAGTTCGGCGAGCTGTTCTACGAGCGCGAGGCCGAGTTGCTCGGCGACGCCCCGAGCGAGTACGAGGACGCCCGCTTCGAGGACTGGCTCGCCGCCCTCAAGACCGGGAAACTACTCGAAGACTGGGCTGAGGAGGACGACGAGGATCGGCTCACCGATCGCTACAAGATCGGGCCGGGCGACCTGCGCGGGAAGGTCGACACGGCCGAGTGGCTCCTGGGCGCAGCGGAGTCGCTGGCCGGCGAAATCGGCAGCGAGTGGACGGTCGCGGTGCGGGAGGCCCGCGCCCGCGTCGAACACGGCGTCCGCGAGGACCTGCTCGAACTGGTCGGGATCCGCGGCGTCGGTCGCAAACGGGCGCGACAGCTGTACGCCGCGGGGCTCGAGACGCCCGCGGACCTCCGGGCGGCGGACAAGGGCATCGTTCTCGGCGCGCTCAGGGGGGAGAAGACCGCGGAGACGATCCTCGAGAATGCGGGTCGCGAGGACCCGTCGATGGGCGGCGTCGAACCGCGGGCGCCTGACGGGTCGTCCCGAAGTGGTGGCGGCGGTGGCGCCAGCGAGGGCGTCGAATCCGCCGGCGACGACGGCAGCGACGATGACGACGAAACGCAGGCCTCGCTGGGTGATTTCTGA
- the cgi121 gene encoding KEOPS complex subunit Cgi121, whose amino-acid sequence MELLAGRLHVDNLDSFVADLGGIGDTHDVTIQAFDARYVAGRRHLERAVALADRAIERGENIARDRAVEILCYAAGRRQIDRALEMGVDEGESDVVVLVDGAGNELATRTDLEDRFGLESVSTLETADGDVDADAEIDVGVDAGVDPDVDADPDTLRSFFEISDAERSATTASLQDLVCERVALLEVEK is encoded by the coding sequence ATGGAGCTACTCGCGGGCCGACTCCACGTGGACAACCTCGATTCGTTCGTCGCGGACCTCGGCGGGATTGGCGATACACACGACGTGACGATCCAGGCGTTCGACGCCCGGTACGTCGCGGGTCGACGCCACCTCGAGCGAGCCGTCGCCCTCGCGGATCGAGCCATCGAGCGTGGCGAGAACATCGCCCGCGACCGGGCCGTCGAGATACTGTGCTACGCCGCCGGACGACGCCAGATCGATCGCGCCCTCGAGATGGGCGTCGACGAGGGGGAATCCGACGTGGTCGTCCTGGTCGACGGAGCGGGTAACGAACTCGCGACGCGGACCGACCTCGAGGATAGATTTGGCCTCGAGTCCGTGTCGACGCTCGAGACGGCGGACGGAGACGTAGACGCGGACGCGGAGATAGACGTGGGCGTGGACGCAGGCGTGGACCCAGACGTAGACGCAGACCCGGACACCCTGCGTTCGTTCTTCGAAATCAGCGACGCCGAGCGATCGGCGACGACGGCGAGCCTCCAGGACCTCGTGTGCGAACGGGTTGCGTTGCTCGAGGTCGAGAAGTAG